The nucleotide sequence AGGTCTGCTACAGCAGAACCCCCGGGTGCTAGATCTGACAAGGCTCAAAgcagtagcacaaattgtgactagggtgtgaaatccttacctgtcattagctgaccctaggcagagctgttttatctttactgtgaATATTACCTGGTTCTTGTAagttcctttgaagtcattcctttgttttgtgtcaagtaacttcaatgtactttgcctgctgtgacatcctacccctttgttttctgtattatataagactggtgttcactttgtaaAATTATACTCAGATTCAACAGGCTCTCTCATGTCCTTATCTGTTTGTCAACTCCCATCTGACTCCTTAGTCCATCTACTACCAGAGTcccattccacgcagataggagaccccaaaaaAGGGGATAGTCTGTGGCAGTTATACATTGTAAGTTAATATGAATTTTATCAATTATAAAAGATTATACATTAAGATTATTAAGATTTTACATGATTTGCTGTGTTTCTGacacagcacacagagaaacTGGCACAGAGACCAGGGCAGATCCCCTACTTTGGATATGTGCCTTGCATTTCGGACCTGTGGGAACACTTGCTCAGTGATGAACCATGAATCTGGTGTAAAGGGAGGTGTGGCTGTCATTAGAGATTTTATGGCACCATCGGAGATGTGAAGACAGGCTTCCCTGTTAGAAGGCTCTTTCTATTGAGACTGCATAGGCTGTGGAAAGGCAGAACACTCTCCAAGGGCCTGAATCAACAGCTGGGCTTTAGAGCAGGACTGGAGCTGGTGAAGCTGGGGGAAGAGCCTTGAGGTGCAATAGGACAAGATAGAGTAAGCTGTTCTCCGGCAGGTGATGTGACTTCAGATCTCTAGCATCGATTCTCCACCTTGTTTCATGTCTGTTTTCAGGCTGCATAAACATCATTGTATATTTCAGCATTTGAAAAACCTGGAGCTTGTCCCAAGAATTCCCCAGAAAATGTTGGAACTTGTATTGATCGATGCTCGGGAGATAGATCGTGCCCTGGCAACATGAAGTGCTGTAGCAATGGCTGTGGTCATGTCTGCAGACGCCCTGTCTTTTAAGTGAGCATAGTCCTGTGTTTTACTTTGCCCTTGTTGTAATaggacatcatgaccaaggtaacttagagaagaaagtttattgggtgcttacaggttcagagagtaAGTTCATGACCCTGGTGGTGGGGAGCAATGCAGCAGGCAGGTATGCATGGGACTGGAGCATTGACAGCAGGCTTACATCTTGAGAAGCAATCCTGAGGCAGAGAGTGAGATAACTGGAAAGGATATGGGCCTCTGAACCCTCCCAGCCTGTCCCCTAAGatacaattcctccaacaaatcCATATCTCCCAACATATATCCCCAAAGTTCCAAAAACTGTGA is from Mus pahari unplaced genomic scaffold, PAHARI_EIJ_v1.1 scaffold_15458_1, whole genome shotgun sequence and encodes:
- the LOC110315444 gene encoding WAP four-disulfide core domain protein 18-like — translated: FEKPGACPKNSPENVGTCIDRCSGDRSCPGNMKCCSNGCGHVCRRPVF